One Micromonospora craniellae genomic region harbors:
- a CDS encoding IS5 family transposase, with protein sequence MTDAMWAILAPLMPVRDLRRGGRPRKWDDRLILDSIFYVLRSGCAWRMMPRDLAPPDAAHRWFTAWRRNGTWDAIHDELRRQVRVAAGRGPEPTAAVLDAQSIKSSEGGECRGFDMGKKTTGRKRHLVVDTMGLILVVMVTSASVNDRPGGRRILQRLAEAFATVALVWADGGYANSIDSSLLSWAKDKLGILLEIVKRTDDVKGFKVLPRRWVVERVRREALIDRVEVRDLRRRPVAAGW encoded by the coding sequence TTGACCGACGCGATGTGGGCGATCCTGGCCCCTCTCATGCCGGTGCGTGACCTGCGTAGAGGCGGCCGGCCCCGTAAGTGGGACGACCGGCTGATCCTCGACTCGATCTTCTACGTGCTGCGGTCGGGCTGTGCGTGGCGAATGATGCCGCGTGATCTGGCGCCGCCGGATGCGGCGCATCGCTGGTTCACCGCTTGGCGTAGAAACGGGACGTGGGATGCGATCCACGACGAGCTTCGCCGGCAGGTACGGGTGGCGGCGGGTCGTGGGCCGGAGCCGACCGCGGCGGTGTTGGACGCCCAGTCGATCAAATCCAGCGAGGGTGGCGAATGCCGTGGGTTCGATATGGGCAAGAAGACGACAGGCCGTAAGCGGCATCTGGTTGTCGACACGATGGGGTTGATCCTGGTGGTGATGGTCACCTCCGCCTCCGTCAACGACCGTCCTGGAGGCCGGCGGATCCTGCAACGACTGGCCGAGGCATTCGCCACCGTCGCGCTGGTGTGGGCCGACGGCGGCTACGCCAACAGCATCGACTCCAGCCTGTTGAGCTGGGCAAAGGACAAGCTCGGAATCCTGCTGGAGATCGTCAAGCGCACCGACGATGTCAAGGGCTTCAAGGTCCTGCCGCGTAGGTGGGTGGTGGAGAGGGTGCGCCGTGAGGCGCTGATTGATCGAGTGGAGGTGAGAGACCTTCGCCGCCGTCCTGTCGCAGCAGGGTGGTGA
- a CDS encoding RNA polymerase sigma factor, with protein MDTAAQDDRSLVEAVRRGNPAGLEGVYRRYADRLRPWLYAIVRNECLRHLREGACSRPLGETDDPVADLPDPGAGVNADQVRALVHAAAASLRDRRVTGSGRCVTARHVDAGRSTNRSSPP; from the coding sequence ATGGATACGGCGGCTCAGGACGACAGGAGCCTGGTCGAGGCGGTACGCCGAGGTAACCCGGCCGGGCTGGAGGGCGTGTACCGGCGCTACGCCGACCGGCTCCGCCCCTGGCTGTACGCGATCGTGCGCAACGAGTGCCTGCGGCACCTTCGTGAGGGGGCCTGTTCCAGGCCGCTGGGCGAGACCGACGACCCGGTCGCCGACCTTCCCGACCCGGGGGCGGGTGTCAACGCCGACCAGGTGCGCGCCCTCGTCCACGCCGCCGCGGCGTCCCTCAGAGACCGTCGGGTAACCGGCTCGGGGCGTTGTGTGACGGCGAGACACGTCGATGCGGGACGCTCGACAAATAGGTCATCCCCGCCATGA
- a CDS encoding S8 family serine peptidase has product MRDNAAVAGGSNYGTSDHTRSGEIYGPMCVRGLADPGTPGNNTTRSNACGTSVAAPFVGGVAALVLAADPTLTAAEVRDILNDTAHVGGLGAKVTGSQRRIDALGAVAEALGVQVGKPTVTISTPKTGQQFGVGQTVDPTAPSQSWRHRPGRLLRRPRSPHRRRP; this is encoded by the coding sequence ATGCGGGACAACGCGGCGGTGGCCGGCGGGTCGAACTACGGCACCAGCGACCACACCCGCTCGGGGGAGATCTACGGTCCGATGTGCGTCAGGGGCCTCGCCGACCCCGGTACGCCGGGGAACAACACGACCCGCTCGAACGCCTGCGGCACCAGTGTCGCCGCGCCGTTCGTGGGCGGGGTCGCCGCCCTGGTGCTGGCCGCCGACCCCACCCTCACCGCCGCCGAGGTCCGGGACATCCTCAACGACACCGCCCACGTCGGTGGGCTGGGCGCCAAGGTGACCGGCAGCCAACGCCGGATCGACGCCCTGGGCGCGGTCGCCGAGGCGCTGGGAGTGCAGGTCGGGAAGCCGACGGTGACCATCAGCACCCCGAAGACCGGTCAGCAGTTCGGGGTGGGGCAGACGGTGGACCCCACCGCGCCTTCGCAGTCGTGGCGGCACCGGCCGGGAAGACTGCTCCGGCGGCCACGATCACCGCACCGGCGCAGGCCCTGA
- a CDS encoding winged helix-turn-helix transcriptional regulator, whose translation MGEHRSDCPINLALEVIGDTWSLLVIRDIMFGDRRHFRELLTRSEEGIASNILTDRLRRLLANDLLSQAPDPRHKQRRIYHLTERSIRLVPVLATLGAWGRQHLPVSPELSIRARILDEGGPNLWHQFMDELRETHLGQPRPAGTISVAAHLEAAYQAELARRA comes from the coding sequence GTGGGTGAGCACCGCTCGGACTGCCCGATCAACCTGGCCCTGGAAGTGATCGGGGACACCTGGTCGCTGCTGGTGATCCGCGACATCATGTTCGGCGATCGTCGCCACTTCCGCGAACTGCTCACCCGATCCGAGGAAGGGATCGCATCGAACATCCTCACCGACCGGTTGCGCCGCCTCCTCGCCAACGATCTTCTGTCGCAAGCCCCGGACCCCCGACACAAACAACGACGCATCTACCACCTCACCGAGCGATCCATCCGACTCGTCCCGGTACTCGCGACGCTCGGAGCATGGGGACGACAGCACCTACCGGTAAGCCCCGAGCTGAGCATCCGAGCCCGGATACTCGACGAGGGCGGCCCGAACCTGTGGCACCAGTTCATGGACGAACTACGGGAGACGCATCTGGGTCAGCCCCGGCCAGCCGGCACCATCTCAGTCGCCGCCCACTTGGAGGCGGCCTACCAGGCGGAACTGGCGCGCAGAGCCTGA
- a CDS encoding dihydrofolate reductase family protein, which produces MSDRPVGEVLWHATVSLDGYIAAPGDDVAWVFDHFDPEEPTAAAVVERTGAVIAGRRSYEAGERDGREVFDGAWSGPQYLLTHRPTEQPLQGVAVRAGDIRPVVDEARIAAAGRDVLVIGADVARQCLAAGLVDEVIVHIAPILLGDGVRFRGPDKHTHLTLVDASRHKEIVTLRYRPGVNGPSRAARAGLA; this is translated from the coding sequence ATGTCAGATCGCCCGGTAGGAGAAGTGTTGTGGCACGCGACCGTCTCGCTCGACGGCTACATCGCCGCCCCGGGTGACGACGTCGCCTGGGTCTTCGATCACTTCGACCCGGAGGAGCCGACAGCGGCCGCCGTGGTCGAGCGCACCGGAGCCGTGATCGCCGGACGACGCAGTTACGAGGCAGGAGAACGAGACGGCAGGGAAGTCTTCGACGGCGCCTGGTCCGGCCCGCAGTATCTGCTCACCCACCGTCCCACCGAGCAACCGCTCCAGGGCGTGGCAGTCCGCGCCGGCGACATCCGACCTGTCGTCGATGAAGCCCGGATCGCCGCAGCAGGACGGGATGTGCTCGTCATCGGCGCGGACGTCGCCCGCCAATGCCTGGCCGCCGGCTTGGTGGACGAGGTCATCGTGCACATCGCCCCGATCCTGCTCGGCGACGGCGTACGCTTCCGCGGCCCCGACAAGCACACCCATCTCACACTCGTCGACGCCAGCCGTCACAAAGAGATCGTCACTCTGCGCTACCGCCCCGGCGTGAACGGACCGTCCCGCGCGGCGAGAGCGGGCCTGGCCTGA
- a CDS encoding RICIN domain-containing protein, producing MTRITSSGGYAPGPAWSARSSRWLLILLVTALAAVGSVVVTSSSATAATRQFRGMNWAMLGDNFSTGPLVLHGLSSSDSNATVRAKANALYDDMAATMGVNTIRLPINTHTVGTTWWNAYRGAIDAATARGFKVILAYWEDGAASGGRITNLAAWNTMWSTVTNTYGANTNVYFEPMNEPHGYSSTEWRNVAADWLSYHYSAVPGRVLIGGTGYSQDLRDVCSDSRFNATLLSFHHYAFFYNAMTYDAFRSHIQTRLGNCASRAVATEFGAPMDNGLNYGDANSTDNFVRHIRAMAQVMRDNQMGGTYWPALGGKPGNIGYDWYSMFSLSGSGTNLNLAVRNTSGADRIRYGWGDTIGGGPTTPPPATYRIDVRHSGKTMDVQSPNTDNGARVGQYTYGGNAWQQWQFQDAGSGYWRIISRHSGKCLDVVSASTADGAELVQYTCGTGTNQQFQMVANGSYFQLRARHSNKCVDVPSASTANGVILTQYPCHTGTNQQWSRTAV from the coding sequence ATGACACGAATCACGTCGTCCGGTGGCTACGCACCAGGACCAGCCTGGAGCGCCCGGTCGTCGCGCTGGCTGCTGATCCTCCTGGTGACCGCGCTGGCAGCGGTGGGCAGCGTCGTCGTCACCTCGTCGTCGGCCACTGCCGCGACCCGCCAGTTCCGAGGCATGAACTGGGCGATGCTGGGAGACAACTTCAGCACCGGCCCGCTCGTCCTGCACGGCCTGAGCTCGTCCGACAGCAACGCGACCGTACGCGCCAAGGCCAACGCCCTCTACGACGACATGGCCGCCACCATGGGGGTCAACACCATCCGACTGCCGATCAACACCCACACCGTGGGGACGACGTGGTGGAACGCCTACCGGGGCGCCATCGACGCCGCCACCGCACGCGGATTCAAGGTCATCCTCGCTTACTGGGAGGACGGCGCCGCCTCCGGCGGCCGGATCACGAACCTCGCCGCATGGAACACGATGTGGTCCACGGTGACCAACACGTACGGCGCGAACACCAACGTGTACTTCGAGCCGATGAACGAGCCGCACGGGTACAGCTCGACAGAGTGGCGCAACGTCGCCGCCGACTGGCTCAGCTACCACTACTCGGCGGTACCCGGCCGGGTTCTCATCGGTGGCACCGGCTACAGCCAGGACCTGCGGGACGTCTGCAGCGACAGTCGCTTCAACGCCACCCTGCTCTCCTTCCACCACTACGCCTTCTTCTACAACGCGATGACCTACGACGCCTTCCGGAGCCACATCCAGACCCGCCTGGGCAACTGCGCCTCCCGCGCGGTCGCCACCGAGTTCGGCGCCCCCATGGACAACGGCCTCAACTACGGCGACGCGAACAGCACCGACAACTTCGTGCGCCACATCCGCGCGATGGCGCAGGTCATGCGGGACAACCAGATGGGCGGCACCTACTGGCCCGCCCTCGGCGGCAAGCCCGGCAACATCGGGTACGACTGGTACTCGATGTTCTCCCTCAGCGGCAGCGGCACCAACCTCAACCTGGCCGTCCGCAACACCTCCGGCGCAGACCGGATCCGGTACGGCTGGGGCGACACCATCGGCGGCGGCCCCACGACACCTCCGCCAGCGACGTACCGGATCGACGTCCGCCACAGTGGCAAGACCATGGACGTGCAGTCCCCCAACACCGACAACGGTGCGCGCGTCGGTCAGTACACCTACGGCGGCAATGCCTGGCAGCAGTGGCAGTTCCAGGACGCCGGCAGCGGCTACTGGCGCATCATCAGCCGGCACAGCGGGAAATGCCTCGACGTGGTGAGCGCTTCCACCGCCGACGGTGCCGAACTCGTCCAGTACACCTGTGGCACCGGCACCAACCAGCAGTTCCAGATGGTCGCCAACGGCAGCTACTTCCAGCTACGCGCACGGCACAGCAACAAGTGCGTCGACGTGCCGTCCGCATCGACCGCGAACGGTGTGATCCTCACGCAGTATCCGTGCCACACCGGCACCAACCAGCAGTGGTCGCGTACCGCCGTCTGA
- a CDS encoding family 43 glycosylhydrolase has translation MSMLRPGRRPVARAMTVVLGACVAAVVAAPPAHAAEIPTGARSLQSVNLAGSYLRHVDYLGAVTTVSSTSSAQLKSDATVTVAPGLAGGAGCVSFQAANGMWLRHRDYRIRLEANAGTTTFLADATFCVRDGSAGGSVRLESINYPGRFIRHRDNELWLDPPTTNSTTFAADSSFRVTTPWVAGRRTPTIKGLYADPNIAHLNGRYYLYPTTDGHNSWSGSRFDAFSSTDLVNWTHHGSILDLGPQISWADDRAWAPTIAYRNNRYYFYFSAATNIGVATSSSPTGPFSDPLGRPLVPAGFRSGQMIDPHVFTDTDGQSYLYWGNGAAYAVRLNADMVSFDPGQVRTFSLPNYREAAFVFRRDNTYYLTYSVDDTRSENYHVEYATGTSPFGPWTHRGTILSKNLTLGIRGPGHQSVVQAPGSDTWYIAYHRFAIPAGNGTNREVVIDPLRFNADGTIAPVIPSL, from the coding sequence ATGTCCATGCTCCGTCCCGGCCGAAGGCCGGTCGCCCGCGCGATGACCGTCGTCCTCGGCGCCTGCGTGGCGGCGGTCGTCGCGGCACCGCCCGCCCACGCGGCCGAGATCCCCACCGGCGCCCGATCGCTGCAGTCGGTGAACCTGGCCGGCTCCTATCTCCGGCACGTCGACTACCTCGGTGCCGTCACCACGGTCAGCTCCACCAGCTCCGCCCAGCTCAAGAGCGACGCGACCGTCACGGTGGCGCCCGGGCTCGCCGGTGGCGCGGGCTGCGTGTCGTTCCAGGCGGCGAACGGCATGTGGTTACGGCACCGCGACTACCGGATCCGGCTGGAGGCCAACGCCGGCACCACCACGTTCCTCGCCGACGCCACCTTCTGCGTCCGCGACGGATCGGCCGGCGGATCGGTACGTCTGGAGTCGATCAACTATCCCGGACGGTTCATCCGCCACCGCGACAACGAGCTGTGGCTCGACCCGCCCACCACCAACTCGACCACGTTCGCCGCGGACAGTTCCTTCCGAGTCACCACGCCATGGGTCGCCGGCCGCCGCACCCCGACCATCAAGGGCCTGTACGCCGACCCGAACATCGCCCACCTCAACGGTCGCTACTACCTCTACCCCACCACCGACGGCCACAACAGCTGGAGCGGCAGCCGGTTCGACGCGTTCTCCTCCACCGACCTGGTGAACTGGACCCACCACGGCAGCATCCTCGACCTCGGCCCACAGATCAGCTGGGCCGACGACCGGGCCTGGGCACCGACGATCGCCTACCGCAACAACCGCTACTACTTCTATTTCAGCGCCGCGACCAACATCGGCGTCGCGACCTCCAGCAGCCCGACCGGTCCGTTCAGCGACCCGCTCGGCCGCCCCCTGGTCCCCGCCGGCTTCCGCAGCGGCCAGATGATCGATCCGCACGTCTTCACCGACACCGACGGGCAGTCCTACCTCTACTGGGGCAACGGCGCGGCGTACGCCGTCCGGCTCAACGCCGACATGGTCTCCTTCGACCCCGGACAGGTCCGCACCTTCAGCCTGCCCAACTACCGCGAGGCCGCGTTCGTGTTCAGGCGCGACAACACCTACTACCTCACGTACTCGGTGGACGACACCCGCTCCGAGAACTACCACGTCGAGTACGCCACGGGCACGTCACCGTTCGGCCCCTGGACCCACCGAGGCACCATCCTGTCCAAGAACCTCACCCTCGGCATCAGAGGCCCCGGGCACCAGTCGGTGGTGCAGGCGCCGGGCAGCGACACCTGGTACATCGCCTACCACCGCTTCGCCATCCCGGCCGGCAACGGGACCAACCGCGAGGTCGTCATCGACCCACTGCGGTTCAACGCCGACGGCACCATCGCGCCCGTCATCCCCTCCCTCTGA
- a CDS encoding substrate-binding domain-containing protein, with amino-acid sequence MPSRGEAVSRGPLQAARRQHLLEALERDGWMRISDLSRRLGAAPVTIRRDLAQLAAEGLVQRVHGGVALIEPGDPPTPDEEPAAGLAPLSGRTLGMLVPSLDYYWPDVARGAEEAARELDMRVILRGSSYDTEDDRPQLTRIVDRMGVDALIVVPRMDTPSAGRTVDWLAHLGIPVVLLERTATVGAHHAVMESVVTDHALGAAMAVRHLTSLGHRRVGLVVDANSPTRPHVRRGWLDAAAGCDIAPDDTVEAVLPGIRSPDRDALLDQVLDRCRASATTALLVHADAEAIALVQRCEERHIAVPGDLSIVAYDDEVVGLFSPPLTAVRPPRRSIGRAAVRLVAERLADPGRPTHRIVISPSLRIRESTSAPRVHQRYSEEM; translated from the coding sequence ATGCCCAGCAGAGGTGAGGCCGTCAGCCGGGGGCCGCTGCAGGCCGCCCGCCGCCAGCACCTGCTGGAGGCCCTGGAACGGGACGGATGGATGCGCATCTCCGACCTGTCCCGGCGGCTGGGCGCCGCCCCGGTCACCATTCGTCGGGACCTCGCCCAACTGGCCGCCGAGGGCCTGGTGCAGCGGGTCCACGGCGGCGTGGCACTGATCGAGCCGGGCGATCCGCCGACACCCGACGAGGAACCGGCCGCCGGGCTTGCCCCCCTCAGCGGACGGACCCTCGGCATGCTCGTGCCGTCCCTCGACTACTACTGGCCCGACGTCGCGCGCGGCGCCGAGGAGGCCGCCCGCGAACTCGACATGCGGGTGATCCTGCGGGGGTCCTCCTACGACACCGAGGACGACAGACCACAGTTGACCCGGATCGTCGATCGGATGGGCGTCGACGCACTGATCGTCGTCCCCCGGATGGACACCCCCTCCGCCGGACGCACCGTCGACTGGCTCGCCCACCTCGGCATCCCGGTCGTGCTGCTGGAGCGGACCGCCACCGTCGGCGCGCACCACGCCGTCATGGAGTCGGTGGTGACCGACCACGCACTGGGCGCGGCCATGGCGGTACGTCACCTCACCTCCCTCGGGCATCGCCGGGTCGGCCTCGTCGTCGACGCCAACAGCCCCACCCGACCCCACGTCCGCCGCGGCTGGCTCGACGCGGCAGCCGGATGCGACATCGCGCCCGACGACACCGTGGAAGCCGTGCTACCCGGCATCCGCTCACCCGACCGCGACGCCCTTCTCGACCAGGTCCTCGACCGCTGCCGGGCCTCCGCGACCACCGCGCTCCTGGTGCACGCCGACGCGGAGGCCATCGCGCTGGTGCAGCGGTGCGAGGAACGGCACATCGCCGTACCCGGTGACCTGTCCATCGTGGCCTACGACGACGAGGTCGTCGGCCTCTTCAGCCCCCCGCTGACGGCGGTCCGCCCGCCGCGACGGTCCATCGGTCGCGCCGCGGTACGCCTCGTCGCCGAGCGACTGGCCGATCCCGGCCGTCCCACCCACCGGATCGTCATCAGTCCCTCGCTGCGAATCCGCGAGTCGACCTCCGCACCCCGTGTCCACCAGCGCTATTCCGAGGAGATGTGA
- a CDS encoding heparinase II/III domain-containing protein, with product MTAVDRFTGPLAAAWPGIGPALLEQVLAPPERSLPVPPAQERAVWTESRLDVPTVRYLRTRAAADLGRPWPSLPARHYARYFRDGDRDTYEQLVFARQQRLSRASVLAAVTLAPDWLDEVVDGVVSLCEQSSWCWPAHDDTHTRHGAVLPTVTDPVLDLGAGEVAAQLAWIDHLLGGPLDQHAPGLRARIRYEVDRRVLTPFTERRDWHWLGLDGDVHNWSAWIHANVLVAALRLLDDPPRRAAIVDLVIDGLDRYVASLPVDGAVDEGYGYWWQGACRALEALDVLAHASGGKLDGVPGEALRNTVAFPHRMHLGGGWYLNHADGMARPPDVPPWHALYRAAQRVGDREASAHAAAHRDRAAPVADERQGLGRLLRALSHQEWIDVAPAAPPLPRDVWLPSVQVLLARTAQGSPAGLTLAIKGGHNGEHHNHNDVGGIVVALNGVPVLVDAGRPTYTAQTFGPDRYDIWTMQSTWHNVPHIRGTAQAAGHAYRARDVTAVTDPVRSELSLDIAAAYPRADARRWRRSARLERDSGRVVVTDAWDLAPADDSAPTHVHLLVSGDVRLDVGRAVITARQGAGLLTLTWHPASAPGTATVRPLDDPLLVGVWGPALTRLEIDVGATTQTGTFVLTIEESPTRDVSCPEVPDAQQR from the coding sequence ATGACCGCCGTCGACCGCTTCACCGGTCCGCTCGCCGCAGCCTGGCCGGGTATCGGGCCTGCGCTGCTCGAGCAGGTGCTCGCACCCCCCGAGAGATCGCTGCCCGTGCCCCCGGCCCAGGAGCGAGCCGTCTGGACCGAGTCGCGGTTGGACGTGCCGACGGTGCGGTATCTGCGCACCCGTGCCGCGGCAGATCTCGGCCGGCCCTGGCCCTCGCTGCCCGCTCGCCACTACGCCAGATACTTTCGGGACGGCGACCGCGACACCTACGAGCAGCTGGTATTCGCCCGACAGCAACGGCTGAGCAGGGCCAGCGTCCTGGCCGCCGTGACGCTGGCCCCGGACTGGCTCGACGAGGTGGTCGACGGGGTCGTGTCGCTGTGCGAGCAGAGTTCCTGGTGCTGGCCGGCCCACGACGACACCCACACCCGCCACGGCGCGGTGCTGCCGACCGTCACCGACCCGGTCCTCGATCTCGGCGCGGGCGAGGTCGCCGCGCAGCTCGCCTGGATCGACCATCTGCTCGGCGGGCCACTCGACCAGCACGCACCGGGCCTGCGCGCGCGCATCCGGTACGAGGTCGACCGGCGCGTGCTGACCCCGTTCACCGAGCGCCGCGACTGGCACTGGCTCGGCCTCGACGGAGACGTGCACAACTGGAGCGCGTGGATCCACGCCAACGTGCTCGTCGCCGCGCTGCGCCTGCTCGACGATCCACCGCGTCGAGCCGCGATCGTCGACCTGGTCATCGACGGCCTCGACCGGTACGTGGCGTCCCTGCCGGTCGACGGTGCCGTCGACGAGGGCTACGGGTACTGGTGGCAGGGAGCGTGCCGAGCGCTGGAGGCGCTCGACGTCCTCGCCCACGCCAGCGGCGGAAAGCTCGACGGCGTACCGGGCGAGGCCCTCCGGAACACCGTCGCCTTTCCCCACCGTATGCACCTCGGCGGCGGCTGGTATCTCAACCACGCGGACGGCATGGCCCGGCCGCCGGACGTCCCACCCTGGCACGCCCTGTACCGAGCCGCACAGCGCGTCGGCGACCGCGAGGCGTCGGCACACGCCGCCGCTCATCGCGACCGCGCCGCGCCGGTGGCCGACGAGCGCCAGGGCCTCGGCCGGCTGCTACGGGCGTTGAGCCACCAGGAGTGGATCGACGTCGCCCCCGCCGCACCGCCGCTGCCACGCGACGTGTGGCTCCCCTCCGTCCAGGTGCTGCTGGCACGCACCGCACAGGGCAGCCCGGCCGGTCTGACGCTGGCGATCAAGGGCGGGCACAACGGTGAACACCACAACCACAACGACGTCGGCGGCATCGTGGTCGCCCTCAACGGCGTACCCGTGCTCGTCGACGCCGGCCGCCCCACCTACACCGCACAGACCTTCGGGCCTGACCGCTACGACATCTGGACGATGCAGAGCACGTGGCACAACGTCCCGCACATCCGGGGCACCGCCCAGGCCGCCGGCCACGCCTACCGCGCCCGCGACGTCACGGCCGTCACCGATCCGGTCAGAAGCGAGCTGTCCCTGGACATCGCCGCCGCGTACCCCCGCGCGGACGCACGTCGCTGGAGGCGCAGCGCACGGCTGGAGCGCGACAGCGGGCGGGTCGTGGTCACCGACGCCTGGGACCTCGCCCCGGCCGACGACTCCGCGCCAACCCACGTCCACCTGCTCGTCTCCGGGGACGTACGCCTCGATGTGGGCCGTGCGGTGATCACCGCACGGCAGGGTGCCGGCCTGCTCACGCTGACCTGGCACCCTGCGTCCGCCCCGGGCACCGCGACGGTGCGCCCCCTCGACGATCCCCTGCTCGTCGGCGTGTGGGGACCGGCCCTCACCCGCCTGGAGATCGACGTCGGCGCGACCACGCAGACCGGCACGTTCGTCCTCACCATCGAGGAGTCCCCCACCCGCGACGTGTCCTGCCCGGAGGTGCCCGATGCCCAGCAGAGGTGA
- a CDS encoding DUF2264 domain-containing protein gives MMSGTPSDLGSATTVPHAAGTWNRNDWLALADRLLTAAAPYASPGHALITFPGPTGGYGRTVDGLEGFARTFLLAGFRIAGARGQGVDELVDRYAAGLATGTDPTSPERWIRLDEHPQAKVEAASLALILDLTRPWLWDRLPTAVQERVVQYLAPAVGDDTYPRINWVWFRLLVQTFLRSAGGPHSLDEMTEDLATHDSFVRPDGWMSDGPERAYDHYVGWALHLYPTLWARMAGAGDLAADRRDRDRANLDRYLRDAVALVGADGSPLVQGRSLIYRFAAAAPFWIGAVAGVPSVSLGQLRRAATQTVRHFVTRGAPDANDLLTLGWHHPWPRLAQDYSGPGSPYWAGKGLLGIALPDDHPVWRAPEEPLPVEERDTVRAVRAPGWLISATRSDGIVRVVNHGTDHATEDAVVGDSPLYTRLGYSTATTPVLDEQGWRNPLDQSVTLVDAAGRATHRAGMRLLALRVGDDGIGLAASRTLARWLDPDPDQRDHGSGRAGRSWPVGHLTVRSLVRGPWELRLAQIEEIAEGIDAAGLHLVVGGWAVPDGVARTVRGGVVDVTAAGLTSRLESVLGAGSPGTTSIPDGGPLGGSLTVPWLAYPARPGTWNACLVELTGTDGRADRQACRAVLDADGASVTVDWPDGLTSTIRLDTDPTGPTGQPARRQRGPTTRAPDQKEKV, from the coding sequence ATGATGTCCGGCACGCCGAGCGACCTGGGTTCCGCCACGACGGTCCCGCACGCCGCCGGGACATGGAACCGCAACGACTGGCTGGCCCTCGCCGATCGGCTGCTCACCGCCGCTGCGCCGTACGCCTCACCGGGGCACGCCCTCATCACCTTTCCCGGCCCGACCGGCGGGTACGGGCGGACCGTCGACGGGCTCGAAGGGTTCGCCCGAACCTTCCTGCTGGCCGGCTTCCGGATCGCCGGCGCGCGGGGACAGGGCGTCGACGAACTCGTCGACCGGTACGCGGCCGGCCTCGCCACCGGCACCGACCCGACCTCGCCCGAGCGGTGGATCCGGCTCGACGAGCACCCCCAGGCGAAAGTGGAGGCCGCCTCGCTGGCCCTGATCCTCGACCTGACCCGGCCGTGGCTCTGGGACCGGCTGCCCACCGCCGTGCAGGAACGCGTGGTGCAGTACCTCGCACCGGCGGTCGGCGACGACACGTATCCGAGGATCAACTGGGTCTGGTTCCGCCTCCTCGTCCAGACGTTCCTGCGTTCGGCGGGCGGCCCGCACTCGCTGGACGAGATGACCGAGGACCTCGCGACCCACGACAGCTTCGTGCGCCCCGACGGCTGGATGTCCGACGGCCCGGAGCGCGCCTACGACCACTACGTCGGGTGGGCGCTGCACCTCTATCCGACCCTGTGGGCGAGGATGGCCGGTGCCGGCGACCTCGCCGCGGACCGCCGGGACCGGGACCGGGCGAACCTCGACCGCTACCTGCGTGACGCGGTCGCCCTCGTGGGCGCCGACGGATCACCGCTCGTCCAGGGCCGGAGCCTGATCTACCGGTTCGCCGCCGCGGCGCCGTTCTGGATCGGCGCCGTCGCCGGCGTACCGTCGGTCAGCCTCGGGCAACTGCGCCGGGCCGCCACGCAGACCGTACGCCACTTCGTCACCCGCGGCGCGCCCGACGCGAACGACCTGCTCACCCTCGGCTGGCATCACCCGTGGCCGCGCCTCGCCCAGGACTACTCCGGGCCCGGATCCCCCTACTGGGCCGGCAAGGGACTGCTCGGCATCGCGCTGCCCGACGATCATCCGGTGTGGCGGGCCCCGGAGGAGCCGCTGCCGGTCGAGGAACGCGACACCGTGCGGGCCGTCCGCGCTCCGGGCTGGCTGATCTCGGCCACCCGCTCCGACGGCATCGTGCGGGTGGTCAACCACGGCACCGACCACGCGACCGAGGATGCCGTCGTCGGGGACTCACCCCTCTACACCCGCCTCGGCTACTCGACAGCGACTACCCCGGTGCTCGACGAGCAGGGCTGGCGGAATCCGCTCGACCAGTCCGTCACCCTGGTCGACGCTGCCGGTCGGGCCACCCACCGCGCCGGCATGCGCCTGCTGGCACTGCGGGTCGGCGACGACGGCATCGGTCTCGCGGCGTCGCGTACCCTCGCCCGTTGGCTCGACCCGGACCCCGACCAGCGCGACCACGGCAGCGGACGCGCCGGCCGTTCGTGGCCGGTCGGTCACCTCACCGTCCGTTCGCTGGTCCGTGGACCCTGGGAACTGCGCCTGGCCCAGATCGAGGAGATCGCCGAGGGGATCGACGCGGCCGGCCTGCACCTGGTCGTCGGCGGCTGGGCGGTGCCCGACGGCGTGGCCCGCACCGTCCGTGGCGGTGTGGTCGACGTGACCGCGGCCGGCCTGACCAGCCGTCTGGAGAGCGTCCTCGGCGCCGGTTCCCCCGGCACCACCTCGATCCCGGACGGCGGCCCGCTGGGCGGCTCGCTGACGGTGCCGTGGCTCGCGTACCCGGCCAGGCCCGGCACCTGGAACGCGTGCCTCGTCGAACTGACCGGCACGGACGGGCGCGCGGATCGGCAGGCATGCCGGGCCGTACTCGACGCCGACGGTGCGTCCGTGACGGTCGACTGGCCGGACGGACTCACCAGCACGATCCGCCTCGACACGGACCCGACCGGGCCGACCGGCCAGCCGGCCCGGCGTCAGCGTGGGCCCACTACCCGGGCCCCTGATCAGAAGGAGAAGGTATGA